A window of the Sandaracinaceae bacterium genome harbors these coding sequences:
- a CDS encoding tryptophan synthase subunit alpha, with the protein MGRIQEAFERAEREQRAALIIYLCAGDPDLATTARLVCAAADAGADIIELGMPFSDPTADGAAIQKASERALAGGTTMRGALDVVATVRKTHDVPVLLFGYYNPVLSYGEVKLANDAADAGADGFLVVDLPPEEAGTLRDAAVARGLDIVPLIAPTSHEARVQLAAQTATSFIYYVSMTGVTGAVGLDLDAASKRAAELSARVGRPLALGFGVSTADDVRGVAKHVPGVVVGSAVVRAIASAATPDDAVTAVSALVSSLAAGTSRS; encoded by the coding sequence ATGGGACGCATCCAAGAAGCCTTCGAGCGCGCCGAGCGAGAGCAGCGCGCCGCCCTCATCATCTACCTCTGCGCGGGCGACCCCGACCTGGCCACCACGGCGCGGCTGGTGTGCGCCGCGGCCGACGCCGGCGCGGACATCATCGAGCTGGGCATGCCGTTCAGCGACCCCACCGCGGACGGCGCCGCCATTCAGAAGGCCAGCGAGCGCGCCCTCGCCGGGGGCACCACCATGCGTGGCGCGCTCGACGTGGTCGCGACGGTGCGCAAGACGCATGACGTCCCCGTGCTGCTGTTCGGCTACTACAACCCGGTGCTCTCGTACGGCGAGGTGAAGCTCGCGAACGACGCGGCCGACGCTGGGGCCGATGGTTTCCTAGTGGTGGACCTCCCGCCCGAGGAGGCCGGGACGCTGCGTGACGCCGCGGTCGCGCGCGGGCTCGACATCGTCCCGCTCATCGCGCCCACCAGCCACGAGGCGCGCGTGCAGCTCGCGGCCCAGACGGCCACCAGCTTCATCTACTACGTGTCCATGACGGGCGTGACTGGCGCGGTGGGCCTCGATCTCGACGCCGCCTCGAAGCGCGCCGCCGAGCTGTCGGCCCGCGTCGGACGCCCGCTCGCGCTGGGCTTCGGCGTGAGCACCGCCGACGACGTGCGGGGCGTGGCCAAGCACGTCCCGGGCGTCGTGGTAGGCAGCGCGGTGGTGCGCGCCATCGCCTCCGCCGCGACACCCGACGACGCGGTCACCGCGGTCTCGGCGCTGGTGTCTTCACTGGCCGCAGGCACGTCGCGCAGCTGA